The Caulifigura coniformis genome includes a region encoding these proteins:
- a CDS encoding PSD1 and planctomycete cytochrome C domain-containing protein has translation MRMAVAIGVILVATIGRADDSAELRFVRRVLPLLREKCFACHGQDPADIKGALTLTTRAGHLKGGESGEPAVHPGQPETSPLMLSVIRASDNWSAMPPKENDRLSPDQVAELKAWIEEGATWPTEQRLREIEKQHADQWAAEDGVVVKTSGGLSPAWTNRRYKPEALWAYQPLKHPEVKDRARAIDELLEAAMPPGLTPAPLADRRTLIRRATFDVIGLPPTPDEIASFLNDPADDATAFATVVDRLLASPHFGEQMARRWLDVTRYADSSGLANDYERGNAWRYRDYVVRAFNSDKPYDQFVREQIAGDEIDPDNPENLVATGFLRMGAWELTGMEVPKIARQRFLDDVTDGVGQVFLAHMLQCARCHDHKFDPVPTRDYYGFQACFATTQLTERPASFLPEENVSGFEERKYLEARRDRLQAELDRIRETEAAARQAWKQQNPDGNDEAMKDRFLSPVDLGLSRITRKGIERLKWQLDRYEPVALSVYSGRTPALKNVLAPLRIPKNRDAGELEQTHILPGGDPFSPSAEVVPCVLTALGESPIPVEINGRRTALARWITSPDNPLTSRVMVNRLWQWTFGKAIAGNPNNFGATGKRPTHPELLDWLAGEFQRSNGSTKQMLRAMFTSEAYRRSSRHPDPAMLAKLDPAGDRYAAFQPRRLSAEELRDAMLAVSGELNRTLGGIPIRPEMPADVAMQPRMVMGTFAAAWEPSPRPEQRHRRSLYILRLRGLRDPFAEVFNQPSPESSCEAREESTVAPQALSLMNGDDARGRAVNFAVRLLELPLEETAVIEEAFRWAYGRSPSPGESTACLAHWKSMTERHETISFDRPQRPTTIEREASEEVTGEKFRFAEVLESAADFIPDRGMADVDPRTRGLAELCLVLMNANEFVVLD, from the coding sequence ATGCGGATGGCAGTGGCAATCGGCGTCATTCTCGTTGCAACGATCGGCCGTGCCGACGACTCCGCCGAGTTGCGCTTCGTCCGCCGCGTTCTCCCACTCCTCCGGGAAAAGTGTTTCGCCTGCCATGGCCAGGATCCCGCCGACATCAAAGGCGCGTTGACGCTCACCACTCGCGCCGGGCACTTGAAGGGAGGTGAGTCGGGCGAGCCGGCGGTTCATCCCGGCCAGCCAGAGACCAGCCCGCTGATGCTCTCCGTCATCCGTGCCAGCGACAACTGGTCCGCCATGCCCCCCAAGGAGAACGACCGGCTCTCCCCGGACCAGGTGGCCGAGCTGAAGGCATGGATCGAAGAGGGAGCCACCTGGCCGACGGAGCAGCGCCTCCGTGAAATCGAGAAGCAGCATGCGGACCAATGGGCCGCGGAAGACGGCGTCGTGGTCAAGACGAGCGGAGGCCTGTCGCCGGCGTGGACCAACCGCCGCTACAAACCGGAAGCCCTCTGGGCCTACCAGCCGCTCAAACACCCGGAGGTCAAAGACCGTGCCCGGGCGATCGACGAATTGCTCGAAGCCGCCATGCCGCCCGGTCTCACGCCCGCTCCACTGGCGGATCGCAGGACTCTCATCCGAAGGGCAACTTTCGATGTCATCGGACTCCCGCCCACGCCCGACGAGATCGCGTCGTTCCTGAACGATCCGGCCGACGACGCGACCGCATTCGCCACGGTCGTCGATCGACTCCTCGCATCACCCCATTTCGGCGAGCAGATGGCCCGGCGCTGGCTCGACGTGACACGCTATGCCGACAGTTCGGGCCTCGCCAACGACTATGAACGGGGCAATGCCTGGCGCTACCGCGACTACGTCGTCCGCGCCTTCAACAGCGACAAGCCCTATGACCAGTTCGTCCGCGAGCAGATCGCCGGAGACGAAATCGATCCGGACAACCCTGAAAACCTCGTCGCGACTGGCTTCCTGCGGATGGGAGCGTGGGAGCTGACCGGCATGGAAGTTCCGAAGATCGCACGCCAGCGATTCCTCGATGACGTCACCGACGGAGTCGGCCAGGTCTTCCTCGCGCACATGCTCCAATGCGCCCGCTGCCACGATCACAAGTTCGATCCCGTCCCCACGCGCGACTACTACGGTTTCCAGGCCTGTTTCGCGACGACGCAGCTCACCGAGCGGCCGGCCTCGTTCCTCCCGGAAGAAAACGTCAGCGGCTTCGAAGAGCGAAAGTACCTCGAGGCGCGCCGCGACCGGTTGCAGGCCGAACTGGACCGGATTCGTGAGACCGAAGCCGCCGCGCGACAGGCATGGAAACAGCAGAACCCGGATGGCAACGACGAAGCTATGAAGGACAGGTTCCTCTCACCTGTCGACCTCGGACTCAGCCGCATCACCCGCAAAGGAATCGAACGCCTGAAGTGGCAACTCGATCGCTATGAGCCCGTCGCCCTCTCGGTCTACTCCGGCCGGACACCAGCCCTCAAGAACGTCCTGGCGCCGTTGCGGATCCCGAAGAACCGCGACGCCGGAGAACTCGAACAGACGCACATCCTCCCGGGAGGTGACCCGTTCAGTCCCTCCGCGGAAGTTGTTCCCTGCGTCCTGACCGCCCTGGGCGAGTCCCCGATCCCTGTCGAGATCAACGGCCGGCGCACGGCGCTCGCTCGCTGGATCACCAGTCCCGACAACCCGCTCACCTCGCGGGTCATGGTCAACCGCCTCTGGCAATGGACCTTCGGAAAAGCGATCGCCGGGAATCCCAACAACTTCGGCGCCACCGGGAAACGCCCCACGCATCCGGAATTGCTTGACTGGCTCGCTGGCGAGTTCCAGCGCTCGAACGGGTCGACAAAGCAGATGCTCCGGGCGATGTTCACCTCCGAGGCCTATCGCCGCTCCTCGCGTCATCCCGATCCCGCAATGCTGGCGAAGCTCGACCCCGCTGGAGACCGCTATGCCGCGTTCCAGCCCCGACGCCTCTCGGCCGAGGAACTTCGGGACGCGATGCTCGCCGTCTCCGGGGAACTCAACCGGACGCTGGGAGGAATTCCGATCCGTCCCGAGATGCCCGCCGACGTCGCCATGCAGCCGCGCATGGTGATGGGAACCTTCGCAGCCGCCTGGGAGCCCTCGCCCCGGCCCGAGCAGCGCCATCGCCGCAGCCTCTACATTCTCAGGCTCCGCGGCCTGCGGGATCCGTTCGCCGAAGTGTTCAACCAGCCGTCCCCGGAATCGAGCTGCGAAGCCCGGGAAGAATCCACCGTCGCCCCTCAGGCCCTCTCCTTGATGAACGGCGACGATGCCCGCGGCCGCGCGGTGAACTTCGCCGTGCGACTGTTGGAGCTTCCGCTCGAAGAGACCGCCGTGATTGAAGAGGCGTTCCGCTGGGCGTATGGACGCTCCCCGTCCCCCGGGGAATCGACCGCCTGTCTCGCCCATTGGAAATCGATGACGGAGCGGCATGAAACGATCTCCTTCGACCGTCCCCAGCGGCCGACAACAATTGAACGCGAAGCGTCGGAAGAAGTGACTGGGGAGAAGTTCCGGTTCGCCGAGGTGCTGGAATCTGCGGCCGATTTCATCCCCGATCGCGGCATGGCCGATGTCGATCCCCGAACACGCGGCCTGGCCGAGCTTTGCCTCGTGTTGATGAATGCGAATGAGTTCGTGGTCCTGGATTAG
- a CDS encoding DUF1501 domain-containing protein yields the protein MLNPFSRRDALYGLGASLGSVAFSALLAEETRTATGPLSPRPPQIAPRATRCIFLMMDGGPSHIDTFDPKPRLNDLHLKEFLRNDQMQSAMSSGKRYYVASPFQFRKAGASGMDMATNWEHLAGVADDLCYYRGCQVDSVNHPTALYQMNTGNRFGGDPALGAWTTYGLGSENQDLPGFVVLPDVSLPQGGAANWGNGFLPAHYQGTTFRAKGAPILDLAPHPAITRDHQRRNLDLLAQLNQQHAADRPGNSTLAARMESYELAFRMQAEVPGLLDLSQETAATQALYGMGEEPTDAFGRRCLLARRLVQQGVRFVQLYAGTWDSHDAIERAHGSLVKQVDKPIAGLIADLKRTGLLDSTLVVWCGEFGRSPDNGVRMGTAFGRDHNPKAMTVWMAGGGVKAGHIVGATDELGAEAVECVHHVRDLHVTLLHLLGLDDNRLTYFHGGRFKQLSQFGGAVIKELLA from the coding sequence ATGTTGAACCCTTTTTCTCGTCGTGACGCTCTCTATGGCCTCGGCGCCTCTCTGGGCAGTGTCGCCTTCAGTGCGCTGCTCGCAGAAGAAACGCGAACGGCCACGGGGCCGTTGTCCCCCAGGCCTCCGCAGATCGCGCCGCGCGCCACCCGCTGCATCTTCCTGATGATGGACGGCGGGCCCAGCCACATCGACACCTTCGACCCCAAGCCCCGGCTGAACGACCTCCACCTCAAGGAGTTCCTCCGGAACGACCAGATGCAGTCCGCCATGTCGAGCGGCAAGCGGTACTACGTCGCCTCGCCGTTCCAGTTCCGGAAGGCCGGCGCAAGCGGCATGGACATGGCCACAAACTGGGAGCATCTGGCCGGCGTTGCCGACGACCTCTGCTACTACCGCGGCTGTCAGGTCGACTCGGTGAATCACCCCACGGCCCTTTATCAGATGAACACCGGCAACCGCTTCGGCGGCGACCCGGCCCTCGGCGCCTGGACCACCTACGGGCTCGGCAGCGAGAACCAGGACCTGCCCGGCTTTGTTGTGCTGCCCGACGTCAGTCTGCCGCAGGGCGGGGCGGCGAACTGGGGCAACGGCTTCCTCCCCGCCCACTACCAGGGAACGACGTTCCGGGCCAAAGGGGCGCCCATCCTCGACCTCGCTCCCCATCCCGCCATCACCCGCGACCACCAGCGCAGGAATCTCGACCTGCTCGCCCAGCTCAACCAGCAGCACGCCGCCGACCGGCCCGGGAATTCGACGCTCGCCGCCCGCATGGAAAGCTACGAACTCGCGTTCCGCATGCAGGCGGAAGTCCCCGGACTGCTCGACCTCTCACAGGAAACCGCAGCCACCCAGGCGCTCTATGGAATGGGCGAAGAGCCCACCGATGCCTTTGGCCGCCGCTGCCTCCTGGCCCGCCGGCTCGTGCAGCAGGGCGTTCGCTTCGTGCAGCTCTATGCCGGCACCTGGGACAGCCACGATGCCATCGAACGGGCCCACGGCAGCCTGGTGAAACAGGTCGACAAGCCGATCGCCGGGCTGATTGCCGACCTCAAACGCACAGGGCTCCTCGACTCGACACTCGTTGTCTGGTGCGGCGAGTTCGGACGTTCACCCGACAACGGCGTGCGAATGGGCACCGCCTTCGGCCGCGATCACAACCCGAAGGCAATGACGGTCTGGATGGCCGGCGGAGGCGTGAAAGCCGGGCACATCGTCGGCGCAACCGATGAACTTGGCGCGGAAGCCGTCGAATGCGTGCACCACGTCCGCGACCTGCACGTCACACTCCTGCATCTCCTCGGGCTCGATGACAACAGGCTCACCTACTTCCACGGCGGCCGCTTCAAGCAACTCAGCCAGTTCGGTGGAGCAGTGATCAAGGAACTGCTCGCCTGA
- a CDS encoding SMP-30/gluconolactonase/LRE family protein: MTEPATTSTSAQFARRTFLGALATSVAGTVIARDYGPGAEPVRYPDPDIVALDPRFEKYKIGNTPIERLHTGMLWAEGPAWNGVGKYLVWSDIPNNVQMRWLNDDGHVSVMRNPAGNSNGNTFDFQGRQISCEHGNRAVARYEHDGKRTVLADKFEGKPLNAPNDAVVHPDGSIWFTDPGYGSMMNYEGNKGTLHLKEAVYRIDPASGLISKVTDEPAKPNGICFSPDYKTLYVADSGADTKQTPVKSIWAFEVKDAKNLSAGRVFASMSFAPRTEKWPNGEKQEKHGIADGMRCDVDGNLWSSAGWVGDGFDGVHVFAPDGTRIGLIRLPEICGNVCFGGPKRNRLFMTASRSLYAVYVETQGAHIT, translated from the coding sequence ATGACTGAGCCAGCGACCACTTCCACGTCGGCCCAATTCGCCCGCCGCACGTTCCTGGGCGCTCTTGCGACCTCGGTTGCGGGGACAGTGATCGCCCGCGACTACGGGCCGGGAGCGGAGCCGGTCCGCTATCCGGATCCGGACATCGTCGCGCTCGATCCGCGGTTCGAGAAATACAAGATCGGCAATACGCCAATCGAACGGCTGCACACGGGGATGCTGTGGGCCGAGGGGCCTGCATGGAACGGCGTCGGCAAGTACCTGGTGTGGAGCGACATTCCGAACAACGTGCAGATGCGGTGGCTCAACGACGACGGGCACGTCAGCGTGATGCGGAACCCGGCGGGCAACAGCAACGGGAACACGTTCGATTTCCAGGGGCGGCAGATCTCGTGCGAACACGGCAACCGGGCCGTCGCCCGCTACGAGCACGACGGCAAACGGACAGTGCTGGCGGACAAGTTCGAAGGGAAGCCGCTCAACGCTCCGAACGACGCGGTCGTGCATCCCGACGGGAGCATCTGGTTCACCGACCCGGGCTACGGGAGCATGATGAACTACGAGGGGAACAAGGGAACTCTGCACCTGAAGGAGGCGGTTTACCGCATCGATCCGGCCAGCGGCCTGATCTCGAAAGTGACGGACGAACCGGCCAAGCCTAACGGCATCTGCTTCTCACCGGACTACAAGACGCTGTACGTGGCGGATTCCGGGGCGGACACGAAGCAGACTCCGGTGAAGAGCATCTGGGCGTTCGAGGTGAAGGATGCGAAGAACCTCTCAGCCGGGAGGGTGTTCGCATCAATGTCGTTCGCGCCGCGGACCGAGAAGTGGCCGAATGGGGAGAAGCAGGAGAAGCATGGCATCGCCGACGGCATGCGGTGCGACGTGGATGGGAACCTGTGGTCGAGCGCCGGCTGGGTGGGGGACGGGTTTGACGGGGTGCACGTTTTCGCGCCCGACGGAACCCGCATCGGGTTGATCCGGCTGCCGGAGATCTGCGGCAACGTGTGCTTTGGCGGGCCGAAGAGGAACCGGCTGTTCATGACGGCCAGTCGCTCGCTATATGCGGTTTATGTTGAGACGCAGGGAGCGCACATTACTTAG
- a CDS encoding arylsulfatase, with protein sequence MRSIVWCVAVLGMALSAGAADRPNIILIMSDDMGWSDLGCYGGEIQTPQLDALAAGGVRFTQFYNTARCCPTRACLLTGVYPHQAGIGHMMDERNLPGYRGDLNKHTPTIAEALKPAGYGTYQVGKWHVTRHVQDNGPKHNWPQQRGFDRNYSMITGAGSFFDPWTLVRDNTTISPVADPDYTPETYYFTDAISDHAVRYIADHTREQGDKPFFMYVAYTAAHWPMHALPEDIAKYKGKYDAGYAPFREARLKKSISLGLIGDGEKLSPQAEDWSKVDNQAWEAAGMEVYAAMIDRMDQGIGKIVDELKRTKQFDNTLVMFLQDNGACAELMGRTGNMKHPDIPRPDKPTLPAMKPTDFHSGIVPDQTRDGYPVRMGKNAWPGGPDTYVAYGRGWANVSNTPFREYKHWVHEGGISSPLIMHWPARVDAEHRGKVYKEAGHLIDLMATCVDVAKARFPALNHGEKTVPLEGVSLAPALNLTSLKRSKPLYWEHEGNRAVRLGTWKVVAKGKEGPWELYDIEHDRVESRNLAGKHPERVKELAGYWDVWAERALVKPWPWDAADPGAPVRPNQNRNRRRAN encoded by the coding sequence ATGCGCTCAATCGTGTGGTGTGTGGCGGTCCTGGGGATGGCGTTGTCGGCGGGGGCGGCCGATCGGCCGAACATCATCCTGATCATGTCGGACGACATGGGGTGGTCGGATCTCGGGTGCTATGGCGGGGAGATCCAGACGCCGCAACTCGACGCCCTGGCGGCGGGCGGGGTGCGTTTCACACAGTTCTACAATACGGCCCGGTGCTGCCCGACGCGGGCCTGCCTGCTGACCGGCGTGTACCCGCACCAGGCGGGCATCGGCCACATGATGGATGAACGGAACCTTCCGGGTTACCGGGGCGACCTCAACAAGCACACGCCGACGATCGCCGAAGCTCTGAAACCGGCCGGCTATGGGACTTACCAGGTCGGAAAATGGCATGTGACCCGTCATGTGCAGGACAACGGCCCGAAGCACAACTGGCCGCAACAGCGCGGGTTCGACCGCAACTATTCCATGATCACGGGAGCCGGGAGCTTCTTCGATCCGTGGACGCTTGTGCGCGACAACACGACGATCTCGCCGGTCGCGGATCCCGACTACACGCCGGAGACCTACTACTTCACCGACGCCATTTCGGATCACGCCGTCCGCTACATCGCCGACCACACGCGCGAGCAGGGCGACAAGCCGTTCTTCATGTACGTCGCCTACACGGCGGCCCACTGGCCGATGCACGCCCTGCCAGAAGACATCGCCAAATACAAAGGGAAGTACGACGCCGGCTACGCCCCGTTTCGCGAGGCGCGGCTGAAAAAGTCGATCTCGCTGGGGCTGATCGGGGATGGGGAGAAGCTTTCGCCACAGGCAGAGGACTGGAGCAAGGTCGACAACCAGGCGTGGGAAGCGGCCGGTATGGAAGTGTATGCGGCGATGATCGACCGCATGGACCAGGGGATCGGCAAGATCGTCGACGAGCTGAAGCGGACCAAACAGTTCGACAATACGCTCGTCATGTTCCTGCAGGACAACGGAGCATGCGCGGAACTGATGGGCCGGACCGGCAACATGAAGCATCCGGACATTCCGCGGCCGGACAAGCCGACGCTGCCGGCGATGAAGCCGACGGATTTCCACTCGGGAATCGTTCCCGACCAGACGCGCGATGGCTATCCGGTCCGCATGGGGAAGAACGCCTGGCCTGGCGGGCCGGACACGTATGTCGCCTACGGCCGGGGGTGGGCCAACGTGAGCAATACCCCGTTCCGCGAATACAAGCACTGGGTTCACGAAGGGGGGATCTCTTCTCCGTTGATCATGCACTGGCCGGCACGCGTCGACGCGGAGCACCGGGGGAAGGTGTACAAGGAAGCGGGTCATCTCATCGATCTGATGGCGACGTGCGTGGACGTGGCGAAGGCCCGTTTTCCGGCTCTGAACCACGGCGAGAAGACGGTGCCCCTGGAAGGGGTGAGCCTGGCGCCGGCCCTCAACCTGACGTCGCTGAAGCGGTCCAAGCCGCTGTACTGGGAACACGAAGGGAACCGCGCGGTTCGCCTGGGGACGTGGAAGGTGGTTGCCAAGGGGAAAGAGGGTCCGTGGGAGCTTTACGACATCGAGCATGATCGCGTTGAAAGCCGCAACCTGGCCGGCAAGCATCCTGAGCGCGTGAAGGAACTGGCGGGTTATTGGGACGTGTGGGCGGAGCGTGCCCTTGTGAAGCCCTGGCCGTGGGATGCTGCGGACCCGGGCGCGCCGGTGCGTCCGAATCAGAACCGGAACCGTCGACGAGCGAATTGA
- a CDS encoding sulfatase family protein: MLRSLTLVVLVVAARGLQAADPAKPNVVVIYADDLGYGDVGCYGATAVKTPNIDQLAAQGIRFTDGHSTSATCTPSRYALLTGEYPWRKKGTGILPGDAKMIIEPGRTTVASLLKSAGYRTGVVGKWHLGLGAENLDWNGEIRPCPLDIGFDESFIMAATGDRVPCVYVDGRRVVGLDPNDPIRVSYGKPVGDEPLGRDHPELLKMNFSHGHDMTIVNGISRIGTMAGGKTARWIDEDMADVFTKKGVEFIEKNAGQPFFLYFATQDIHVPRVPHARFLGATSMGPRGDAIAQLDWCVGQLMKTLEAKGVADNTLVIFTSDNGPVVDDGYQDDAVKKLGGHKPAGPLRGGKYSHFEAGTRVPFIVRWPARIGAPAVSDAIVCQIDFLASFAGLLGIQLRDPGDSQNQLAAFTGESATGREVLVEQAGRLAIRFKNWKYIPGGKGPQRNLTGNELGNDAGAQLYDLSKDPGEQNNLAGSNSEMVGVLRTTLETIQGR; the protein is encoded by the coding sequence ATGCTGCGTTCTCTGACCCTCGTCGTGCTGGTTGTCGCCGCTCGCGGCCTTCAGGCCGCTGACCCCGCGAAGCCGAATGTCGTCGTCATCTACGCCGACGACCTTGGCTACGGTGATGTGGGCTGTTACGGCGCCACGGCAGTGAAAACGCCGAATATCGACCAGCTCGCTGCCCAGGGGATCCGCTTCACCGACGGGCATTCCACATCAGCCACCTGCACCCCTTCACGCTACGCCCTGCTGACGGGCGAGTACCCGTGGCGGAAAAAGGGAACGGGCATTCTTCCCGGCGATGCGAAGATGATCATCGAGCCGGGGCGGACGACAGTGGCCTCCCTGCTGAAATCGGCTGGTTACCGAACGGGCGTCGTCGGCAAGTGGCACCTCGGGCTGGGGGCGGAGAATCTCGACTGGAACGGGGAGATCCGGCCCTGTCCGCTCGATATCGGATTTGATGAGAGCTTCATCATGGCGGCGACGGGCGACCGTGTGCCGTGTGTGTATGTCGATGGCCGACGGGTGGTCGGACTCGATCCGAACGATCCGATCCGAGTCAGCTATGGCAAGCCAGTCGGCGACGAGCCGCTGGGCCGCGACCATCCCGAGTTGCTGAAGATGAATTTCAGCCATGGGCACGACATGACGATCGTGAACGGCATCAGCCGGATCGGCACGATGGCCGGTGGCAAGACGGCGCGGTGGATCGACGAAGACATGGCCGACGTCTTCACGAAGAAGGGGGTCGAGTTCATCGAGAAGAACGCCGGGCAGCCCTTCTTCCTGTACTTTGCGACGCAGGACATTCACGTTCCTCGCGTGCCTCACGCCCGCTTCCTGGGGGCGACATCGATGGGGCCGCGGGGGGACGCGATCGCCCAGCTCGACTGGTGCGTCGGCCAGCTGATGAAAACGCTGGAGGCGAAGGGGGTGGCCGACAACACGCTCGTGATTTTCACCAGTGACAACGGCCCGGTCGTGGATGATGGATACCAGGACGATGCGGTGAAGAAGCTGGGGGGCCACAAGCCGGCCGGACCGCTTCGCGGAGGGAAGTACAGCCACTTCGAAGCGGGAACGCGCGTTCCGTTCATCGTTCGCTGGCCGGCCCGCATCGGGGCGCCTGCGGTCAGTGACGCGATCGTCTGTCAGATCGATTTCCTCGCAAGCTTCGCCGGGCTGCTCGGCATCCAACTGCGCGATCCAGGCGACAGCCAGAACCAGTTGGCGGCATTTACGGGAGAATCGGCGACCGGGCGGGAGGTGCTTGTCGAGCAGGCCGGACGCCTCGCAATCCGGTTCAAGAACTGGAAGTACATTCCCGGCGGCAAAGGGCCACAGCGGAACCTGACCGGGAATGAACTTGGAAACGACGCTGGTGCACAGCTTTATGATCTCTCGAAGGATCCCGGGGAGCAGAACAACCTTGCGGGGTCAAATTCCGAGATGGTGGGGGTGTTGAGGACGACACTGGAAACGATCCAGGGTCGGTGA
- a CDS encoding creatininase family protein, which translates to MQLAELPWTVVESLDRDLPVVIPVAALEQHGHHLPLFTDSMLLGEVVRRAAERCRDTALFAPLTWLGNSHHHLDFPGTLSAEPRLYLDLLRGLANQFLTMGFRRIVFLNGHGGNIVPGRQATFELRQEHRQRKDLLLLFATYWETAEPPADGAFHQHEMGHACEWETSMILRIAPHLVGDYEAAVDVASDGEFGSTPRAWTTKDRTAPGHIGAPRHATPEKGELLLSTFSAGVESLVENVRKWSGARW; encoded by the coding sequence ATGCAACTTGCCGAACTTCCATGGACTGTTGTGGAATCGCTCGACCGCGATCTTCCGGTCGTGATTCCGGTCGCTGCCCTGGAGCAGCATGGCCATCATCTGCCGCTGTTCACCGACAGCATGTTGCTGGGCGAGGTTGTCAGACGCGCTGCCGAACGCTGCCGCGACACGGCCCTGTTCGCGCCCCTCACCTGGCTCGGAAACTCCCACCACCATCTCGATTTCCCTGGAACGCTCTCGGCCGAGCCGCGGTTGTACCTCGACCTCCTTCGCGGACTCGCGAACCAGTTCCTCACCATGGGATTCCGCCGGATCGTGTTTCTGAACGGGCACGGCGGCAACATCGTGCCCGGCAGGCAGGCGACCTTCGAACTGCGGCAGGAGCATCGCCAGCGGAAAGACCTGCTCCTCCTCTTCGCGACCTACTGGGAAACCGCCGAGCCCCCCGCCGACGGCGCCTTCCACCAGCACGAGATGGGACATGCGTGCGAATGGGAAACATCAATGATCCTCAGGATCGCGCCCCATCTCGTCGGCGACTACGAGGCCGCCGTCGACGTCGCGAGTGACGGGGAATTCGGTTCGACCCCCCGCGCCTGGACCACCAAAGACCGCACCGCGCCGGGCCACATCGGCGCTCCGCGCCATGCCACGCCCGAGAAGGGGGAGCTCCTGTTGTCGACGTTTTCCGCGGGCGTGGAATCGCTGGTGGAGAACGTCCGAAAATGGTCGGGAGCGAGGTGGTAG
- a CDS encoding MFS transporter produces the protein MPFTFPRPRTALLCGLLLCATLINYMDRQALSSLATRISGELGLTNQDYGSLERAFGLAFATGSLAFGFLADAVSVRWLYPAVLVAWSAMGIVTGFAKTYDDLFYCRMFLGFFEAGHWPCAMQTIRRSLKDEDRGLGNSVLQSGASIGAIVTPIIIQLMIPLGSDGEPSQEPGLWRLPFIVFGGIGFAWATGWMATVRRRDLQQAAEVEETQQIGLLADLLRLLKTGKFWTLLLVVIAINTSWQIFRGWLPKLLQEGRGYKENVALSFTSGYYIATDAGCIAAGLATKWLATRGVSVFNSRRITYTVSSLCCASIVLLPWTPSGTPLLMLWLLAGAGALGVFPCYYSFVQSLSERHPAKIFGILSFCAWLTTSPLQKIFGTWIDSMIAANVSLPFDRMMVAVGILPLIAAIPLWLLWREKPQPTEKTS, from the coding sequence ATGCCGTTCACGTTCCCCCGGCCCCGGACCGCACTCCTGTGCGGGTTGCTGCTTTGTGCAACCCTCATCAACTACATGGATCGCCAGGCGCTCTCGTCGCTGGCGACCCGCATCTCCGGCGAACTCGGGCTGACCAATCAGGACTACGGCTCGCTGGAACGGGCCTTCGGCCTGGCGTTCGCAACGGGCTCGCTGGCGTTCGGGTTTCTGGCCGACGCGGTCTCGGTCCGCTGGCTCTACCCCGCCGTGCTCGTCGCATGGTCGGCCATGGGCATCGTGACCGGCTTCGCGAAAACCTACGACGACCTCTTCTACTGCCGGATGTTTCTCGGCTTCTTTGAGGCCGGGCATTGGCCCTGCGCCATGCAGACGATCCGCCGGTCTCTGAAGGACGAAGATCGCGGCCTCGGCAACAGCGTGCTCCAGAGCGGTGCGTCGATCGGCGCGATCGTGACCCCGATTATCATCCAGCTGATGATCCCCCTCGGCTCCGATGGAGAGCCTTCACAGGAGCCGGGGCTCTGGCGACTGCCGTTCATCGTGTTTGGCGGGATCGGCTTCGCGTGGGCGACCGGGTGGATGGCGACGGTCCGCCGCCGCGACCTCCAGCAGGCCGCGGAAGTCGAAGAAACGCAGCAGATCGGGCTGCTGGCCGATCTGCTGCGCCTCCTGAAAACAGGCAAGTTCTGGACGCTGCTCCTGGTCGTCATCGCCATCAATACCAGCTGGCAGATCTTCCGTGGTTGGCTGCCGAAACTGCTGCAGGAAGGACGCGGTTACAAGGAGAACGTCGCGCTCTCCTTCACCTCGGGCTACTACATCGCAACCGATGCCGGTTGCATCGCCGCCGGCCTGGCCACGAAATGGCTCGCGACGCGAGGCGTCTCCGTCTTCAATTCGCGGCGGATCACCTACACCGTCAGCAGCCTCTGCTGCGCCAGCATCGTGCTCCTCCCCTGGACCCCTTCCGGGACGCCATTGCTGATGCTCTGGCTGCTGGCCGGAGCCGGGGCGCTGGGAGTCTTTCCCTGCTATTACTCGTTCGTTCAAAGCCTCTCCGAGCGTCATCCCGCCAAGATCTTTGGCATCCTGAGTTTCTGTGCGTGGCTGACGACCTCACCGCTGCAGAAGATCTTCGGGACCTGGATCGACTCGATGATCGCGGCGAACGTTTCCCTCCCCTTCGACCGCATGATGGTGGCGGTCGGCATCCTCCCGCTGATTGCCGCGATTCCGCTGTGGCTGCTGTGGCGCGAAAAGCCCCAGCCGACTGAGAAAACCTCGTAG